The Apus apus isolate bApuApu2 chromosome 4, bApuApu2.pri.cur, whole genome shotgun sequence genome contains the following window.
GCACGGCGCTCCCCGCCAAGCCGCCGCCCGAGCGCTGCCGGGCCCGCGGGACTGCCTGGCCCCTTGCGCTGCCCCGATGATGTTACCAAGCCCTGTGACCTCCACCCCCTTCTCTGTCAAAGACATCCTCaacctggagcagcagcaggacccgCACTATGGGGCCCAGCTCCCGCACCACCTGGAGCACCACTTCCACCCGGCCGCCTGCCTGCTGGCGGCTGCCGACGGCGCCCGTTTTTCGGACGgcgaggaggaagaggaggaggagaagctgtcCTACCTGAGCCCCATGGCAGCGCCCAGCAGCCAGGCGGACGCCCGGATCTCCGCCGACACCTACGTGCACGCCGTGCTGCGCGGCTCCTGCGAAGCCCCCGGCCCGGGAGAGGAGTTGGACCCCGCGGCCCGCGACCCAAGTGAGTCCCCGCCGCGCTCCCCTGCACCGTCCTGCCGGGACGAGCCCGCGCTGGCTCCCCGCGGCGCGTTCCCAGCTCACTGGGCATCCCCCAGCGAAGCCCCGGTCCCGGCGCTGCAGCCGGTCCCCGCTGCCGCCGCGTTCCCTGGGCACATTGAGCCGGGGCTGGCACGTCGTGGGGTTGCAACCGCGCTCCTCCGCGCCCCCATCATCGCCTTCCAGGGAAGCACCTCCGCAGGGCCACGATCCGGAGCTGCCGGATCAGGCCCGCGCGCCGCAACTTcgggagcagagagggaggaatgGGGTGGGTTAGGCCCTATCCACGCCTGCTGCGGCGGGGCCCTCCGGGAGCAGGGCGGAGGAGCAGGTGCCCGGTACCGTGTGCGAGGCGGCCCGGGGTTCGACCTCGCGGTGCCACCGCAATAATCCCTCCGCCGTCCTGGAAACGCGCCCGGCAGCGCGGCCGAACCGGCCCTTTGGAAGCATATGCGATGCCGCAGGCGGCCGGTCCCAGCCCACCCTCCCCGCTCGCCCCGCGGTCCCCCGACGGGCGTGCAGCTGTGCGGGATCGGCCGGGCGGTGCGGGACCCTTGCCCGCCGCAGTGGCCCGTTGGAATCACCGAGCGCCCGGCGTTGGCGGGGTGCAGTCGTGACCTGTGCTCTCTTATGCAGAAAGCTGCGTCCTGAAGAAGCCGCTGGATGCGACGGAGAAGGCGGAGGAGGTGGAGAGGCCGAAGCAGCGGAGCCGAAGGAAGCCGCGCGTCCTCTTCTCCCAGGCGCAAGTCTTCGAGCTGGAGCGGCGGTTCAAGCAGCAGCGTTACCTGTCGGCGCCCGAGCGGGAGCACCTGGCCAGCAGCCTCAAGCTCACTTCCACGCAGGTGAAGATCTGGTTCCAGAACCGGCGCTACAAGTGCAAGCGGCAGCGGCAGGACAAGTCGCTGGAGCTgggcggccccgcagccccgccgccgccgccgcgcagGGTGGCCGTGCCCGTGCTGGTCCGCGACGGCAAGCCGTGCCTCGGGGGTTCGCAGGGCTACAGCTCGGCGTACAACGGGCCCTACTCCTACAACGGCTTCCCAGCCTACGGCTACGGCAACGCCGCCTCCTACAACCCCGGCTACGGCTGCACCTACCCGGCGGGCACCGGCGGCGCCTCCATGCAAGCCGCCTGCAGTccggcggcggccgccggcCCCTTCGTGAACGTGGGCGGCCTGGGGGGCTTCGGCGGCGGCAGCCAGCCGCTGCACCAGGCGGCGGCAGGgccctcctgcagccagggcGCACTGCAGGGCATCCGGGCCTGGTAGCCCGCACGCACTGAGGGCCGGGAGCAGACCGGCAGGACGGCCCGGCGGCTCCGGGGTTCCGTGATCACCCGCACCGCAGCCCGGCTGCGCAACGCGCGCTCTGGACCGGAgaagcggcggcggcggcgggacggCGCGGCGGGACCCCGGCGCTCTCGCAGGCCGCGGTGCGGGGAAGACGGCGTGCAGAGCGGAGCGGCAGGACGGGACTGCCCAAGCTCGCAGCGAAGCGTCGCCGCCCCGTGAAGCCGCCGCGACGGCCGGGTGGACCGGGGCCGATCGCCCCGCGCTAGCGGAGCAGCTTTGCTTGTAAAAAGCCGAcggcggggcccgggggtgCCGCGGCCCCTCTATCTACTCTGTATCGGTTACTGCCCGCGCCAGCTCGCCGCGTCAGTCAATAAACCAGGTGCAATATCCGCCGCCCGCTACTCCTTCGCCCAGCGGCCGGTGCCCGGCGGGGCTGGtgcccggcggcggggcggtCGCAGCGGTGTGCCCGTGGGGcagggcggcccggcccgcttGTGAGCGTGCCAAGGGCGCTGAATGGGGCCGCGCAGCTCAGAGCCGGGCCCATTGTGGCCGCCGGGCCGGCGCTGAAAGGAGCCGCCGAAGAAGGTAGCGGGAATAGGCGCTTATTGGATTCGGGAACAAAAGGTGTGGCAGGGAGGCGAGGGACAAAGGGGCCCCGGCGCCGAGATTGACGGGCCGCTTTGCCCCCCACTGAGGCCCAGGCCCGGCGCTTTATGCGCGGGGTCTGCAGAAACGTGCTGGGTTTTGTTCCCCTTTCTGGGAGCGCAGGGGGAGAAGAGGGGGGTCCGCGGGCCGCTGATTAGggccggccgggccgggcagcctGAATGCCGGGGCATTATTGCTACATGTTCAGCCATTTCGCTTGGCTgcagggggagggggtggcCGAGGCCCCCGAGCCCCGCGGGACCGGCCGCGGGGTCGCACCCCACCCGCCCCGTCCCGCGCCGCTCCGTCTCGCCGCCGCGGAGCTTTCGGGGAGGTCTCGTTCCCTCCGCTGCAGCTATACCTCCGCCGGGCGGGTCCCGCCGAGCGCTGCCTCCGAGACCGGAGCCGGAGCCGGAGCCGCGCCCGGGGAGGGCAGGACACCCGCGGAGCCCCGTCTGGATCGGCCCGGGCGGCAAGGGAGGCCGGAGGCGCGGAAAGCGCTCCCGCACCGTCCCGCACGTCTCTCCGGCCGCGACGCTGGAGTTCCCGAATGTTTATCCAGTGGAGCCTTGTCGGAGCCGCTGGGACAGACGCAGGCCTCGGTATGCCTCCCCCCTCGCCGGGCGATCCCCACCGTGTCCTACCCCTGCCCTCCTTTCGCCTGTCGTGCGACGGTCCCTCCGCCACGAGCAGGGGACCGTGTTTCGCAGCCTGCCACCGCAGAAGCAGCAAGTAACGACCGTTCACGCTGCTGAACCTGGGTTTATGCTGCACATTCCCACCACACGAGCTAAACAAGCACCCTTGGGGCTTGCTGTTTTAACGGAACCAGAGAAATTCTTTCCACTGCAGCACTGCGGGGACAGAACGGACAGCCAGCAGGCTGGGGATCCCAGCCGCTGCTCGGCACGGCACCCCGCTGTCCTGCGAGCCACCCCGAGGCCGGGAGGCTTCGCGGGGCCAGCGCTGGGAGAGGATGCGGCACGCCCAGCCGATTGTTTGCTGGATGGCTGCAAGGTGTCGCGGGAGAGGAAGCCCAGGCCCCGCTCTTGGCTTTAGGAGATGAGTGGTTAAGTCCCTGTGGTCTCGTGGGTAGAAACAGGATAGCCAAGAACAAAGATAGGTAATGCTCTCTAGTTGCAGAAGCAGTCAGGCTGGGGAGATTTGTCTCTGCCATAGGAAAAGAGTTGCACTTTCCTCCATGTTCTGCCAAACTGTTTGTTGTCTGTAAAAATAGGAGACCTGTTTGAGTTCATGCCTCAGTGTGCAAGCCAGAGGAATCATAACCACAACACATGCTTCTGCAAAATCAGGGTATGTGAAGGTAGCTCTCATCTTAGAACATCCCCTTCAAGTACAGTTAGAAATCcactgcatccccagcagcacccagaggcTCGAGTCAAGGCCAGAGCCCTGGCGTGGGACACACTGCCCACATCCATAGCCACAGTCTCTGGAGCATGGACAGTTAAGCAGAGTGAAGGGGCACACAGGGACCCCATGGCTGTGTTGCAAGAGGCAATGTTGGGCAGTACCAGCATAATCAAATACCAACAGTACCCAGTATGGCTGTAGGTGTGGGGTCAGTGTTGTGTTCACCCCACTTATGCCTGGGAACAACCATTTGTGCTCCCTGACCCCACTCTCCCCACACTCAGCTGGAGCAGTGTTCATCTGGGGGATGCCAAGGGGCCTGGCTGCAGGCCTGTGTGGCATGGTGGTGGAAGTTTCTAGATGTCCACCATAGTGATCTCTATTCCTGGGACAGATCCCAGCTGTCCCACCAGCTCAGACTCGGGGAAGGGCAGAAGGTTAGTGGGAGGGACCCATCTGCAGACTCTTGCCCAAAGTCCCCAAGCTGATGGGGAAGATGGAGCAGTACAAGGGGCCGGCAGTGCTGGAGGGCTTGGAGCAGGGCGGCGGAAGTGAAGCGCTCTAAAGAGGAGGAACAGCCAGTGGGGGCCGGTGGGAGGGAGATGGTGGAAGACCACAGATTGGATGGGCTGTCCAGGGAGGGGAGACACAATGGAGGGAAGTCGCTGCATGGCCGCGCTGGAGGTAGCGCCTGCCTGTGACGTACCCTGTGCTCTGGGGTGaagctgggtgctgcaggtgggACGCAAGGCAAGAGGCACAGGGTGCTGGTGGAACCCCTTCCAGCATGGTCCTGCTGCGGCAGCGGCACAGCGAGAGGGACACTGGGGAGGGAGGCGTGGAAAGGGCCACGATCAAGGGGCAGAGGGACCATATTGTTTCTTCCCAGTCAAACAGGGGATTTACTGTTGTTTGGGAGTCAGAGAGGGGAGGTGCTGATTGATTTTGGACAGGGATGAGATTCTCTGAAACAACACACTAACTTAAAGCAAAGGAGAGACTGGGGGGGCGGCCAGGCTCTGACTGCCAGGCCTCAGGCCTGCTCTGTGCATGGGCTccaattctgttttaaattcagGTTTCCTGGCCTAGAAGGAGCCCATGAACAGAATGTGCCTCAGACCAGTAGTTCCCAGGGAGGCTCTATCCAAACCCCAGTGATAGCTGGCGTTCAGAGGCTTCTCTGTCATGCCCAGGATTGCACGGGAGCAGAGCTtctccctctgcagcactgcagatgtGCTCTggttttctctccttcctgatATCTTTTTCcattcctccccccacccctgctgTAGTCATCCCTCCCCCTTGTGACCTTCATCCTTCTTGCTTCACCACCCACTTTGCAGCAAGAAGCTCAATGCCTGTTCCCAGTGAAGCCTGCCAGGCTTCCTCTGGGCCTGGGCACAGACCTCACTGAGTCCTGATCTACTTCTCTCAGgcacagccacctcctgctgcctccttgtATGATGGAGTGGTGCCTGTCTCTTGCCCCTCTGTGATGGAGCTGGATTGGAgtggctgctcctgctttgcAGCACTTCCCACCGCAGCTGCCCAGCGCTGGGAGCTGTCgaggctgctctgcagagtgGCAGTGCTTGGTGGGCAGCTGGTGCCAGAGATGCCAGAAGCTTCTCCTGGCAAAGGCAATTCACGGTTGTCACATAAGCATTATCCAGtgccaaggaagctgtggcCAGCCATGGATCAGGTAACTAAATTGAAATATTGGTACTTGTGTTGTGGAGCATCCAGCAAGGGTTTATTCCACTGCTTGCCTGCCAGCATGGACCTACCTCCCTTCTACTACTGATGGCCACAGACATCCCCAGGCCTCCAGCCTGTCCCGTGCATCACAAGATGACTACACCTGACTAAGCGGGGTGGAGAGATTAGTGTATTTTTAGCtattccctctctcctccttgcACTGGTAAGACTGGGCACAGTGCTGCAAGGAGGGATTCAGGTGACCCGTCTGGAGAAGGGGACTGCATCTTCATCCCCTCCAAGAGCAGTGCACTCCTGAAAGCCAGAGCTGGAGTCAgtgccagctgtgtcctgctgccctcccctgcctggACAAGAAAATCCACAGTCGCTTTCCCGGGGGCGACCCTCTGCCGCGCCCAGGGCTACTGCAGGCGGGTGCTGCCGGGTGGTCCCCGGTTGCCGGCGGGGTGCTGGCCCGGGACCCCAGGTCCCCTGGGCTTTCAGCTGGGACACTTCTCCCGGGGCCTGTCCCCAAGCGAGATACGCCACCGCCATCTATCGGCAAGCACCCGGGGACAGGAAGCGACAGGGACCCCGCTGTCCCCGCTGTCCCGTGCCGCAGGGACCCTGTCTGGTGTTGGCTCGGTTTGGGGGTGCCCGAGTTCCCCTGCAAGGCttggggggctgcagagcaagcgggcagggctgcctgccccGCTGGATCGCGTCCCCAGCGCTGGGGACGGCAGCGTGACACACTGGGCGTCGGGGAGGCTGGGCTGGTTGTGTTGGCTCTGGGCAGGCTGAGCTCTGCGGGAGCAGGGATCTCCCGACACACGCAGGTGCTTTGCTGCACCAGGCAACGTCGTTGGGGCTTGTACGTGCAGGGAAAGGAAGACACCCACACGTGCccctgctgcagtgggaagagctggggacAGGGCCAGTGTGTCCTCCCAGCCTCTAGCCACCGTGAAGGTCCCTTAATAGTGAGCAATGTTTTGCTCTCTGTCTATTTTTTAACTGAGCACAAGCCCCCAGCACGTCTTTGTGAGAGATTCAGAAGATTTTTTAGCTCTGATTATCTTCTCCATCCCAAAGCAGTGAAATTCACCCAACGCCATGAGTTCCCCTCAAAACTTCCCATGCCCCGTGTCGGGCTGTTCTCCAGATCCTGGCgctgcctgcagcctccagctACCGCACTCACCCCTGACAAGTCCTTGCCCAAGGACATTTTTCATGGTTGAGGTGCCCATTACAACTGTGTCTTCACCAGAGGGAGCTGTGTCCCTGCTTGGCCCAATTCTGGCCCAACTCCGTactcctttccctttttataGACCTTGGCAGTGCTCCGGCCGACATACTGCCCAGGTCTGACGAGCACTCAAAGCTGCTGCGGACAGAGGAGAAGGCTACTTGGGTTTGCATTTCTTCTGGCACCCATCTAGCCGTGCCAGACTCGGTCTGTGTGCTGCCAGGAGGCTCTTATGTCAGCCCCTGTGCCGTAAGTGCCCTGGGGGATTGATTGCAGGGTTTCTCCGGAGCTAGCGCCACCAGCCGTGCCGTGTCTGCAGGTGTGTGGGGCTGGAGCCTAGGGTTGTACCCCCCCTCCCTATCTCCTGGAACAGCTCTTTCTTCGGCTGCTTTCCCAGGACAGGCACTAGTGTCACAGTACACTTGAGCTGCCCCACTGTCCTCACCCGTGTGTTTCTGTGAGAGTGGCCCCTGCTGCCACTCCTGTGCTGcctcaggagcagctcctctcccacctcTGCTACCTCCCCAGTATGATATGCCAGCTGCCCACACCCCAGCTctggccaggcagcagctcctcatggCCACTTTGCAGCCCCTTGTTGAGGGACTTTGACACGTAACTCTGCCCTAAGTATGGGTGCTACCAATATCTCCCCACCGAACTAGACATGCTGAGAGCAgttccagcccagccctgggggctgcttCCTCTGGTGGCTCTTTATAGCCAAGAAAGCAGGTTTTCAACCTGGATTTTACTTTCAGGCTATATTCCCTGcctcctgcactgctgtgaTGCTCAGCTGgagccaggcaggctgggaCCAACCCAGCCAGGGGTTGTCTCTCAGCAGTTTTATCCAGGCAGCAACCTGGGTCAGAAAAGGGTTTCCCAGGGCCCACCAGAGGCAATGTCTGCTCTGTGTCCAGGCAGACTTGGCACTTGCATTTACTACCACTGTAAGGCCGTGGGGTCATGAGAACTTGTATGACTTTATTGGGGTCTGACAGAGCTCTGAGGAATCCCAGAGCCAGGGTGAgttggggctggagggaggctgGAAGCCCACCTCTGAACTCCCAGTGGGTTCCAGCTACCTCCTCCCACGGAGCAGGGCTGTCAGACACCCACTTTAGAGGGACTGGGGGGCAGGAAAGCTCAGGGCACTGACAGAggaggggcagggatgcagTTTGGCAGGGCAGTGCCCTTGgcctctctgcctgctcctgagCTGGGCTGACAAATGCTCCTGGGGGCAGGAATCCAGTGCCCTTTGTGGGGTCCCTGAGGCAAGAGCAGTTCAGGAGCCCACCAGCCCCTGGCTGAAGGTACCAGGCAAGCACACTGGGTCTTTCTTATTCTGGGGGTGATGAATCCCTCCCAGTTTGTCTCATCACAGCTCTACTCTTAGCCTACAGGAGTGCAGGCATCTCCAGTTACCCCAGGAAGGTGGCCAGAGGTTCCTGAACTGCTCCTGGAATGACAAACTCAGGCTGCCTGAAATAGCTTGGGCTCCTGCCATGGCAGATCCACAGCAGCCCCAGATCTATTACCTGGAGCAGGGCAAGGCCAGCAGCActgtccagctctgcctgcttcaGGGCTGTGGGGCTCACTCCAACCCAGGACTCCCATcttggcaccagcagcaggacagggctcAGGAGGCAGTTGAACATGGGAAGGCAAGGCAGCAAATCTCTGTGTGGCCAGTGAAGGAAGGGAAGATAAAGGAAAAGAGgctgaataataataaaaaaacctctgcTGGGCTGAGCGTGGCTTTCTTACTGGAAAGCCAAAAATAGTCTCTTTACTCAGAAGAGGCTGTAGGAGGGATCTCACCCAAAGCACAGCCAAATACCTAGGAGGCCATAGGACAGACCCAGAGCAGTGTGGCTTTGCTGAGGCATTACCAGACCttcaaaaggcagcagcaacagtAGAACCAGCCAGTAAACCTGTTACCTCTGGGAATCTCATCATGTCAGTGATGCTAGAGGAACCACATAGACTGGTGAGGGGGCATCTCAATCCCAGCAGAGATGGGGAGCAGCCACATGCCAGCCCTTGGTCTGTGGCAGAAATTCATCGCAGGGGATGGAGATGGCAGAACAGGGGACTTTTCCAGTCTTTCATGGCCAGGCCTAAGAGATGCCTGGAAACCCCCTGGGCAGCTCTGGAGTCCCTGTGGTGCCAGACCCCACACAGGCaactctgcagagctgctgctgcctgtgctgggcaacacccagctgctgctggggaagctggcAGTGCTGAAAGGCCATGGCCCTGCCAGGGGCACACAGGCCAGCTGCTCACATGACAGCATCTCTGTACTGTGCTGACCTATCATCTCCTCATTCCCAGGGTTCTCACCCCCTTGCCCCAGCTTTTCGTGGGCAGTTACTCCTGGAAGCATCCTGGAGTCATCTTCAGTCAAGCCTTCACAAGCTGACATTTATAGAGCTTCTTCCAGCAG
Protein-coding sequences here:
- the NKX2-3 gene encoding homeobox protein Nkx-2.3 isoform X2, producing MMLPSPVTSTPFSVKDILNLEQQQDPHYGAQLPHHLEHHFHPAACLLAAADGARFSDGEEEEEEEKLSYLSPMAAPSSQADARISADTYVHAVLRGSCEAPGPGEELDPAARDPSESPCVLKKPLDATEKAEEVERPKQRSRRKPRVLFSQAQVFELERRFKQQRYLSAPEREHLASSLKLTSTQVKIWFQNRRYKCKRQRQDKSLELGGPAAPPPPPRRVAVPVLVRDGKPCLGGSQGYSSAYNGPYSYNGFPAYGYGNAASYNPGYGCTYPAGTGGASMQAACSPAAAAGPFVNVGGLGGFGGGSQPLHQAAAGPSCSQGALQGIRAW
- the NKX2-3 gene encoding homeobox protein Nkx-2.3 isoform X1, with protein sequence MMLPSPVTSTPFSVKDILNLEQQQDPHYGAQLPHHLEHHFHPAACLLAAADGARFSDGEEEEEEEKLSYLSPMAAPSSQADARISADTYVHAVLRGSCEAPGPGEELDPAARDPKSCVLKKPLDATEKAEEVERPKQRSRRKPRVLFSQAQVFELERRFKQQRYLSAPEREHLASSLKLTSTQVKIWFQNRRYKCKRQRQDKSLELGGPAAPPPPPRRVAVPVLVRDGKPCLGGSQGYSSAYNGPYSYNGFPAYGYGNAASYNPGYGCTYPAGTGGASMQAACSPAAAAGPFVNVGGLGGFGGGSQPLHQAAAGPSCSQGALQGIRAW